The Odontesthes bonariensis isolate fOdoBon6 chromosome 19, fOdoBon6.hap1, whole genome shotgun sequence genome includes the window ACTTGTCTGGGTTTGAGTTTTGTAATGGTGTGCTCCATTTCTTTGGTTATTCAGTATCTCTCAACTTGATTTCATCAAGGTCTGGTTTACCTGTGGAGCTCGATGGAACTGGGGCCTCCACGTTTATGGCAAACGTTCTCTCTTGCTGGTATCTCTGCAGAGTACCTCAAAACATGTAAGGATGACGCTGGATTGCATGCTATGGGTGCCTCTTTAGAGATGAATAAAGCAAACTCATGAAAGCTTGGATAGTCATTGCCATGATCCAGCTGCTATGTGACATTCAATTCCAATTCATCTTTTGAAACAAGGAGTTTCTTTTTAATATGAATGGGAAAATGGAGAAGATGTGTGTAAATTATACAGTTTTTATGGGCTTCAATTTTGAAATACAACACCAGATTGGGGTGAGACTTTTTGAGGGTCTGTTTGAGGAGGTCTGTTTAAATCTACAGTGAAAATGGTCTGTGGAAACCAGGAGATTTCTATTAATATAAATCTGAAAATGGAGAAGTATGTAATATTAGACAATAGGAGGTCTGCTAAAGTGAAATTGCTCTGTGGAATATTGAGAATAATCTCTAGAGAATAGAGAATCTCTGTTTATGCGCATCCTCTGTAACAGTTGGTGTCCAGAATGATCACGCATGCTCATATAATAGAGTAGAATTGAATATAATAGAttagcctttattgtcattatatataaaaatatagaaaatacaaaatatatttaaaaaaaagatacaaatcttcagaaaatacaaatcatcaccaaaaaagaaagaaaagaaaaagaaaatgaagtaaaataagaataagaaaataaaaaatacaaatgtaCAAAAATTTTAACAATAAGAGTTAAGAAGCAATGACAATAATTTAGGCTACATATTTGTTTGAAAGACACAATTAAAACATTGTGACCCTTGTAACCAAAAACAGTGGCAGTAATAAATAGACAGTAGTAATGTTATTTCACATGTGCATTTGTGAGTGACCGTGGTGGTTAACTGTGGTTATAGCTCTGGGAAAGAAGCTATCCCTGAGTCTGTTTGTCCGGGATTTTTGTGACTTGTAGCGCAGTCCAGAGGACAGGTCAAACAGGCTGTTGGCTGGGGTGGAATGGATCCTCATGTCTGCACACTGTGTGCACCCTTGTTAGACATCTGTTCAGAATAATCATGCATGCTCATGTATGCTCACTGATGCAACCTTAAATAGACATTCTTAGGTACTTTTGGAAATCCTGGGTGTGTGCTCTCAAGGATGGCCTAGAAAGATAAGCTATTGAGACATTTGTTATGGCCATGCGAAGATAGTGGGCTGTCTCATCTGCATGCTTGGCACCTTGCTGTCTCCAGAAGATCATTTTTGCCTCGTCTTTGTCTCCTGATTCTTCATCTAACACCAATACTATTTTTGAGTACTTTTGAACTTAGATGATTCAGTACAGCGACTTTATAGTTTTTGGCTGCAGGTGCGGCCATCTCACTTAGAGAAAATATTGTCCCACGACAGGAAACAGTTTCTTTTTAATATGAAGTTGAAAATGGTGAAGATACAGGATATATTGGGGATTTCATGggactttcattttaaaaaataacaacagATTGGGGTGACACTTTTTGAGAGTCTTTTTGAGGAGGTCTGCTTTCAATATGTAGACAAATTGATCCGTGGGAACAGGGAGTTTCTTTTTTATAGGAAtctaaaaatggaaaaaataggTCAGATTAACAGTTTATTGGGGCTTTAATTTTGAAATACaacatcagatttttttctttaatgttctCACTGAGGAACTGGTAAACTCTCTGGTAGGAGAGCCTATACATTTAAGTTTCATTTTACAATTTATCATCAGACTGAGGTGAGATTCTTTGATTGACTCTGAGGATATGTACTCTGAAATGAAACTGGAATGTGGAAACAACACATCACTTCAATATTATTCTGATATTGGGAATTTGAACTCATGTTGAAATAATTTAGAAATTTGAAATCATAATTATCtatgtgttattttatttgttattactatttaaaacatttttcaatGTGATCCATATTGTCTAGAGGAATCTTGCTTGTACTTATACAGCTGCTCTTAAACTTGAATAcccaaatacaacaaaacaaagcgAGACCTGGATTGACCAAAAAtgttcatgtcacacacactcCATTTTTATATGCTCTTGTTTTTAGTCAGTGATTACAGTTAATCTTCATGAAACTGGGCCCACTGACAAACTTACTGTCAAACCAGCCTTTGACCTGTGGAACGTGCTGGACCGAACCAACGGAAAGGGGTGTCAGTCTGGGGGTTTAATTGATATGAATATATTAACAAGTTTAAAGTCAAAGTAATGGCAtgattgggcgagaggcggggtacaccctggacaggtccgTGGTGAATAATACAGTATATGACCAGTTAATAGGCTGTTCTACACTCCAGTCCAGTAGGGGGCAGTTTTGCAACACCATTTGCCAACCATCAATAAACCACAAACAAGAAGGGCGACATCTGGCTGTTCCACACCTGATTTAATTGAATGAGGGTTCACAGTACTTAGAATTGGTCTTGGTTctattttagaaaaataaacgTTCACTATTCAATTAGGAAATTTGCAACTAAAAGGTAAGCATACAGTCATTACATGTACCGATGTTAGGCATGCAGGCTTTGCCGGGTTTTTAAATGAGTTGCTAGCATGCTATCTGCATATATAGTGCCTTGGTAGCTGGGGACAACATGGCTAACGGCTAACATGTTAGCACGGACAGATGACAAGTTATCGAAGAATTCCGGTCATTTCACTTATTGCATATTGTTTGCCGGGGTAGTGCAACAACTTTAGCTAACTGTAACTGGAGTTGAAAGGATTTTTGAGTTTATTGTGAGGTGTATTAAAGCTGAAGTGGTGAAACTGACGGCCATTCTGCTAGCTCCGCGCGCACAATATAGTACTACAGTATAATGATCTATTTCCTGAATAAGTTCTTAGTATGGGGCATTTTACCAAAATGCCTTTTAAAGAAATTTTCCAGGCTAGTGAATTCTTGTGGTTTTTAAGCACTAATTGCCGCCTTTGCTGTGTTCTTCACGTTGCTGCACACAGAAATGACATTGAATAGCCCGTAAATCGCATCTGGCTTACTGAGGTGCACATGGTGATTAGATTGCAATTTCAAAGGGAAAAATGTTGTAGTAGATCATGCCTTGTGGTTTTTGATGTCTTGAAACTATTTTTAATGGACAGTTAACCCAGAAATGTTGAACTTTCATCAACGTATTACAGTGTTTACGAAAGGTACGAACATGCCTCGAGGAGGACGGTTTTACGGAAAGTTTAGCCAGTTTGTATTCAGGATATGTGCATAAACCACTTTTCCTACTTAAACAGCAGTGAATATGCTGCCGTGCCATATTGAAAGATTTCTACTTATTAATATAATGAATGTGCCATTTGTCTACAGATGAATGAATTTATTTGAGAAATATGAAACTGAAAATATCAAGCTGCCAGTCTCTGTTTCGGAAGCAAATCTTGATGAAAAAAATCATATGGTTTGTTGATTGGAACTGAATAACCAAATTCTAACAGAACTGATGTGATCCTCTGTGTCTCAGTTGATTGGAACTGAAACTAAACACAAGTTTCTTCTGCAAACCTTCCCAGTAAGTTGATAGCTTACTGTCTCCTGCTGGTGTGCATATTACTGAAGTGTTTTACAGCAGCTTGCAATCTGCCAGGCGACTGGAGTGGATGCACTCAGCAAGCGATTGGGATAGCTCGTCGGGCATTTCccattttttgaaagtcaaactCTACAATATGCAAAGAAAAGTTGTTTTTCAGAATGGACAGGTGCACCTCTGTAGGGACTGTAGCCCTTTTGTGAGAGACCTCGGGGACAGATGCCCTCAGACTTGAAGATGGCAAACAGATATATACAAGCTGAAAACgtaataaaattatttttcacaaGATACGAGACCAATAATCTATTTGTCTTACCCACAAGTAATGGATGTCTCCAAAAGTGGCATTATTTCAGTCTTTTCTACCATAGAGCTAAACTTAGAGCACTGATGTCGTCTTCTCATTCATTATGGACAGGTGTCTGAAACGCCTTAATCTTTTCCCACAATGAATGAGTTCATCATTAAGTGCTGATACTCTAAAAGTTCCGAGTTATGATTTAATGTTAAGCCTTTTATTTCCCTCTGTTCCGTATAAAACTTGAAATGATATACCTTTGCTGATGCGTTAACATAAGCCACAGTGTTTTTAGCTGGACTCCTTCTTCACAAGACCCTGTAAATCCTTTGCTTGCCAGAGATGCAATGGTTTTAAGTTCAAGGTTCAgaactgtcctttttttttgcctcgtCATTCAATTTGTCATGTATTTATACTATATTAAAGTGTGTGCTTCTTGTTGACTTAACTTTGATCTCACCCATGACCTGTCCATTGTTATCTACATAACTCACAATAGTAACTCACAAGACACTTATGGCTTATTTCACGCGGAACCTTTTAATTTTCAGTctatttttctacattttgtcGGTCATATCGGATACTCTTGCTTTGCTTAATATCATTATAGACTTATAAATATGAGTCCAAGTGTGATGCTGGTGTCTTAGTCATTTAAATATTGCTCTGATACCTATGAAATACAGTTGACCTACACTACCggtcaaaagtttggacacaccttctcatttaatgttttttctttactaTTTACATTGTAGATTCTCCCTGAAGGCATCACAACTATGAATGAACACATATGGAATTATGTAGTCAgcaaaaaagtttgaaataaCTAGTTTTGAGATTCCTCAAAGTTGCCACCCTTTGCTTTGTTGACAGCGCTGCAAACTCTTGGCCTTCTATCAATGAGCTTTATGATGGAGTGACCTGGAATGGTTTTGACTTCACAGGTGTGCTTTGTAAGGGTTCATTACATAACAAAGGCTACACCAGTTTTAGAATTAAAAAAGCTCCAATGAGCCGTCCAGAGGACAGGTGGACAGTGGTGCTCCGTTACAGCTCCATTACAGCCAGGAAGGGCAGCGTCTGCCTCAAACTCTAATTTCTATAACATATAAAGTAGGGATCTGCACAACTAATCAGTTGGTAGGAAGGGTGCACAAAGTTGACTACTTTTTTAAGAATCAATAAATTTTTGTGTGGGACAGGAGGAGACTTAAGTTACACTAAGCAGAGACGTCGGACTAATatttctgctgctgtttctgctgcagTATGCACCTACAGCAGACGCAGCAAAGCATGGCATTGTTTCACTCACATGGACAACAAAGTTGAAGGCACATTATGCGGGATGAAGCTAGCTTACCACGGTTCTACCAGCGCGATGAAGACTCACTAACTGTCACAAAAATATTACAGTTCAGGAGCAAAGGGAAAGCAAAGAAGAATGGATTTGTTGTAGCTAAACACTCGTGTGACAGCAAATGACAGGAACAAATAACTGCTTTGGTGATGTTAGTTTAATGTTTAGTCATGACATCATCATGGAGTAGTCTATTTTAATACACTTGATTAGTCGACCTCAAAAATCCCTTACAATGCAGATCCCTCTTATAAAGACTCCAGCCTTGCATTAAGTGTAGTTTGTGAAAGAAACGCAATATTTTCTTACTTTATTTTAATGTACATAGAAATGATTAAAAGGCTCTTTTATTTAAGATGTCAAATGGCTTGTGCCACACAATGTGTATgacagtggcggctgctgacttttaaaacaggggaagcccatattacgccattgggacaaaactactagctaacacgacaaacaaatgcacaacaggaatatgattgacaaaacttctaaacaacaaggatgtgtttcttatttacagcgtaatatttacaaaagtgtatgtgtgtgaggatggaaatggaaacgatgggaaatgagtgaaactccgacagcactttcacagacaaccagtctctttcgtatccgctttgggactgaagttccagcgtgcttctccccgcttaaaaattcagctgccacaacatctctcatgatggacaaacactaactccaatcatcacgacacagcccctcatattgacacgcccacgtctaatctacccccagagacgccgggctgcctcggaagtgatgagtttttgtcgatttagccaatgatgacctagaattgtagaaaaaaaacttgacccccccccccccccccaggggGAACTAAGCTATGGCTGATGTTACTCCACAAACTTAGAAAAAAATGAAGATTCCTTAACTTGTTAACAGTCTGTTTGGTTTAACCACTAATGCATCGTTTGCTTTTTGTAGGTGACGAACTGGCGCAGATTGTGGGTTGTCCGTGGACCATGCGAGACAGTGGCGGTAGCTTGGCCCAGAATCGCTGGCAGGGAGACCTGGGCCTAACTGCTGTAGGGCAGGACAACACTGGAGGAGGTGGGGACTTAGTTAGGGCCTACTCTATCCTCCATTCTATTTTCTTTGAgctaaaaaaaatcagtctctgcaaaacattttaaaagatgtCTCAATTCCTAAAACGCACCTTCTTAAGTGAAAAGTGAGGAATGAGCAGGCTGTGGGAGGGCCTGTAAGCGAGGATATGCCAGTGAATCCTTTGTGGAAGTCTTCTTAGTGTCTGATATCTGAACAGAGGATGAGACGGTGTTCTACCATGGTCAATTGAATTCAAAGTGAATATATGCATCGTTACCAACACCTTTAACGCTCACCTGACAGAAATGATCAAATACAGCACTAGGAAAAAATAATgtgcctcatgcaagaacattttcgtatttctattctaaatttctctcacttttttcgtaggAAGGTcttgtacgaacacgccacgtcagattcaacaaacgctcttaacttgggggaaaaagtgtgtaaaccacctgcgtaaatgatgaatgccacccgtgcgtatttaagggcacgtgcacgaggatggTACATTTGTCTGTGcgtcctctctcctgtgccaggaagtgttgagtgttgagtcatgagaatggcatcaaggcccaaaaagaacaactttaggggctctgagactgaattctgctttcagagatccagaaaggaaaatctgtcatttttagcagtgtcagcagtggaattatgggacctgctaaagccaagaaattacgagtgctgttaattccatgtcacctgtagttcataatgtcacagagataaagaagaaatggtttgatatgaaaatggcttttaaaaaaaaaaaaaaaaaaaaaactcttgccatgaccaggcgctcgatgactgcaactaaagccgtgcaatcagttgttgcctcatcatgatggctctttgatggggtggtccatgaggggggtcttctggaaccacaccttctggtctgcctgggctggttcaggtagtaggagaccctcgtccATGGCAATATTCTGCAAAACGCAGCATGCCAtatttctctgggctatagagcagtttgccccccgctgtatcaagacacacccacctggccttcagctcaccaATAgagcgctccacaacagcacgggtttttttgatgcgtatatgtgtgcagtctattgctggGTGGAagtgggtttgatcggcgtgtttctctctggagttgtggctctttcaagctgcatatttgcagcagtcCATgggaatctaaatcgcgatgtcagccattcgccTGTCTCCgtaaggatatctacacggtctcgtaACACACGCTCTcctccaagagcctgacgcgctaaggcatccaaaagtaacaagtcagccgctggtaacacttcccattgaccttgttatatacagagtcaactTAAcattcaattagtgcataatttaagttgAACAGAATAATCAGCATAATTATgcggtataatgtatatatttatttatgtttgcttcaaagtgattaaatatacaatccattagtcaagcaaacttgattcgaaataacagcggactattttaggaaactcctacgacaggtctagatcactgtaaattctgttcgtacctggaagaaaacgtaaaatacgaaaaaattggttaatgcgcaaattctcttaaatcagtcgtacgcacgacttaagaacaaatctgtgcgtatgaatggttgttgcatgaggcccaatgtttggATTATGCTTTTGTGTCATTCGTCTCATGTATTTGATGGTTGTTTAAAATTATTCAAATCGAGGATCTTTCAATTAGTTCTCCCACCAGAGAGGAGCCAAGGTGACAGCATTTTAACTAAGACACAAGGAGAAGAGTTGAACCTGTACAAATTTGGACATTGGATAATGAGTCAGAGTTATGTTGGAGGTGATGAGTCGGGTCATAAATGACCTTCTCTTGATTTATTTAGGCAATTCTTTACAAATATTTGCGTGCTCAGCCTAGTTTTCAGGACCAAGTACAGACATGGAAAAAAAGTACACCTCAGTTTATGTTCAATAAATCATGACACGCCAAGTGAACTGTTGAGCAGTAAAGGTGTTGGCATTCAGTACTGTACAAGAGAAAGTAAAGTGATGATGCTTTCAAAAACAAGGCCAAAAACAACAATTGGAGGGTTCTAAATGGCCCCATACAGATCTGTCTATGATCTTGCTTCTCATTCACTTTGATTGGAATGATGTCTTGAATTGCTGTCTTAACCCTTTCTGACCAAAGTGGTTCCAGTACTGGTTTGGGGCTAGTGCTAAGTTGATTCTAGCGAAGAACAGGTTTGGTTTTCCCCTTACAGAATACGCCACAGGGTGGCACAGACATGTTCTTGGACCCGTTTAAAGTGAAATGATTATGTGGGTCTTTGAGTTTCTGTAGAGGACCACATTGTATCTTCATAAAAATAGCAGATGGGTGTTGTCTTGTTTTCCCAGCAAACAATTGGCACCAGTCTATTATTACACACTGCAACAGCAGTTGGTTTTTGAGGCCACAGGTAttctgagaaaaacaaaacatattgcCAAGTAAAATGTAAAGGgaacagtgttggtcaagttacttggaAATAGTAATTAGTTACTGATTACTTCTCCAAGTAAGTTATCCAGATACTTTACTGATTACTTAttttcaaaagtaattagttactttacttagttacttttcaaaaacatgatgcaCAACCTGAGTACGCTATAAAGCAATAAACCTTTCAGCCTAATTTTATTCTTTCTGCATATTCCATTGTATAGAATTTAAATAATAGCCTAATAATAAACACAATAACAATTGTCATATTCTCTCTTAAGGTATCCTGCAAATTACTTTCTCTGCGGTAGCTTGACACCGCTTTTGGtcggtattttttctacaatgCGTTGGAAGGATTCAGAGTCTACAATGTTATTATTTGAACGAAAATTAAtcttattattaattttctatGACTTGTTCTCACATTCTCTTTGAATCTCTGTTGTCTTATCtcaaaacacttcattttctatATAAACTCATAATGTCAAATGAAATGGGCTTAAGGAGATTTTGTTTGTGACCTGAAAATTTGAATGCTATGGGGTCATCATTGTCCATGGTTGAATACAACAGTTATAATTGTTGACCATGTTTGTGTTTAGGTGGGATTCCTGGAGACCACCTCATAGACCCAGTGTCGGGCCACAGTGTGTCCAGCCCTATGCACCTCAGGCTTGGGCAAAAGGAAAAATTGTGGACACACGAGTATGTAGATGAGGAGGATGGGACAGGTGAGATTGAGACGATAGGTGATGAGGAAGAAGTAAACAATCTGTATTCAGAGAATCTGGGTGAATATGACGGCAAGGCTTGGGAAAACAATGgcgaggaggaagaggatgatGAGGTGGAAGAGGACGGAGACCAGCAGAAGGTGGAGTGGGAGATCATTGATGTTCCTTCCCAGTCCACCCAGCACCATTATTCACATCAGCACCAACATCATGGACAACAACACAAGGCTGATAAAGTTGGTGAAGCAACTGTAGAGAATATTTTCTCCCAGGCTGAAGCAAGAGAATTGTTCAGGTCCCATCTCAGCAGGTACAGGGCCCTGAGGAGGCTGAGCCGTCTGCGATCCCATGGAGTTCAACTTGCCCAGAACTGGAAGAGCTGGCGCCAAAGGGCCCGATGGATACGCTCTCTGGGGTACCAGTGGCGTCGAAGAGGGCTAAAGTACAAACTGTATGGAAAGCAAAAGAGGATAAAAAGATGTCAACTAACAGCATACAACAATGAAGAGGATGACTGCAATGAGGAGCATTTTGCAGTGTCTTACAGAGGTACAGATATGCCGATCTAAACTTTCCTACCTTGTTTTTTGTCTGCCAATTCCAGTTTTTGTTCTGACTCGGGGCAGTTCACAAATACATGTTGAttaagattctcagtcatcctgggttgtatttatatatatatatatatatatatatatatatttatagtcAGTAGGGATGTAACGATGCATCGTGGCATGATTTAAAAATTTGTACAAATGTGTGACGATTCGCACCGgttgacagaaaaaaataatcgTGAATgcgagtctttttttttttatttgaaatgggttgttatcttaaaaaaaaaaaagtcgctgGTTGGTGATTCATTTGTTCGACCTCAGACGTCAAGTTACGTGGAAGAAATGGCGACGGTAGGCAACAACTTTGAAATAGAAGATGCGCCGAGCGGTTTTAAATCACCATTTTGGATTCCCCATATACACAAATACAACTGGTGAGAAATGGACAGGCAAAACCAAAACAGCATGTAAATATTGCAAGAGACTGCTATCATATACCGGCAACACGAGCAACAGGCAGCAGCATATCAGCCGCCTCACCTGTGTGAAGCAAAGTAACGTTACGCCACCTGAGCGAAAATTACCGAGGGGGCAAAACATCCTGACAAAAGGCTTTGCATCTCCTCTCCCCCATAACAACACAAGAGCGCAAGAAATTATCAGGGCAATTGGTTATTTTATTGGAAAAGATTTGAGGCCATTTTCTGTCGTTGAAAATGAGGACTTTTGGCTGTTGATGAACACATTGGGGCCAAGATACCGTATCCAGTCACGACAGCACTTCAGCCAGGTGGTGGTCCCAAAACTCTACCAGGAGGTAAGAGCTCATGTGGTTGAGGTTCTACTTcagttgcactttttttttataagacacaaaaaaaagtgtttaacagtgtttctataaaGAAATGACCTCTTTTGGTCAAGATTTTATATTCTTTTGTTAAGATGTGAGATTGTTTCTAAAGAAAGGAGATATTTTTCATGTATGTTGTTGTTTAAGATGACCATGTAAGTTGCACTTTTTATTAAAGGAAACAAACGGTTTTACAGAGTTTCTGTAAAGAAAGCACctctaagatttttttttccaacgaataaaagatcattttatttagtcataaTTTGTCTGTAGCTCATTTTGATTAAGAAAATCATATCGTGAACAAAAAATCGTGAACTGTATCGAATCGTGAGTTGAGTGTATCGTTACATCCCTAGTTGTCTGATATAAAAAATGGCCCCAAAATATCAAAAGATGATTCTGAAAATTGAAATTCTGGAATTTTGAAATTCCAGAATTTCAAAATTCGGACTACTggagaaaacatttattttaagaGAGAACAAAAGACAACATGATGGCAATCTCTTTCTAATAAGTTTACCAATCAGTAACTTTTCAATCACATTTCCACAAAAATATTGTTGATATACTTTGTGAATATCAGCTTGCAAGTTGCACCTCAATGTTCTGAAGTTACACTTGAGCAGAAGCAGTAACATTTAACCTTCAGCAAATAATTTATTTGGAGTTCAATACAAAATATCGTTCATGTCGTATGTAATTTATTTCATTGTCACTGGTAGCTAATCAGATAAATGGCCCTTCTTCAGACAAGCAGGAGGAAAAGCTGAGACGGGAAACGGAGTTCAAGCCAGTGGAAGTGTCTTTGAGTGAGGAGCACATAAGTTGTGTAACTGGTATGGATCACAGATTCTCGTATTTTCTGACTTgcagacatttttaaatgtttctttcaATGTAAAGTGTGTTTGTTACTTTGACATACCAAAATTACATTTTGACATATTTGCCATTTGAAGTAATTGGCTTGAAGCCTTAGACAATCGATGCTTAATTTGGATTCCAAGAAAATTCTTGGAATCTGCAAGATATCTAAATTGATTATTCCCAAAAAGTTTGGTTGCAACTTGGTCATATTGCAGAC containing:
- the senp3b gene encoding sentrin-specific protease 3b isoform X1, with protein sequence MRDSGGSLAQNRWQGDLGLTAVGQDNTGGGGIPGDHLIDPVSGHSVSSPMHLRLGQKEKLWTHEYVDEEDGTGEIETIGDEEEVNNLYSENLGEYDGKAWENNGEEEEDDEVEEDGDQQKVEWEIIDVPSQSTQHHYSHQHQHHGQQHKADKVGEATVENIFSQAEARELFRSHLSRYRALRRLSRLRSHGVQLAQNWKSWRQRARWIRSLGYQWRRRGLKYKLYGKQKRIKRCQLTAYNNEEDDCNEEHFAVSYRANQINGPSSDKQEEKLRRETEFKPVEVSLSEEHISCVTGILEESLQQYGSLIPVHVDDIGEKLQDIFKESFSQPQRKAMVQHLIQSFQRSSGSAVAKTFRVNYKRHVLTMDDLGTLYGQNWLNDQVMNMYGDLVMDSVPEKVHFFNSFFYDKLRTKGYEGVKRWTKNVDIFQKDLLLIPIHLEVHWSLISVDIPRRAITYFDSQRTLNRRCPKHIFKYLQAEAIKKDQQEFLMGWKGFFKMNVGRQNNDSDCGAFVLQYCKCLALGQRFCFGQQDMPRLRRQMYKELCHCKLVL
- the senp3b gene encoding sentrin-specific protease 3b isoform X2; protein product: MRDSGGSLAQNRWQGDLGLTAVGQDNTGGGGIPGDHLIDPVSGHSVSSPMHLRLGQKEKLWTHEYVDEEDGTGEIETIGDEEEVNNLYSENLGEYDGKAWENNGEEEEDDEVEEDGDQQKVEWEIIDVPSQSTQHHYSHQHQHHGQQHKADKVGEATVENIFSQAEARELFRSHLSRYRALRRLSRLRSHGVQLAQNWKSWRQRARWIRSLGYQWRRRGLKYKLYGKQKRIKRCQLTAYNNEEDDCNEEHFAVSYRDKQEEKLRRETEFKPVEVSLSEEHISCVTGILEESLQQYGSLIPVHVDDIGEKLQDIFKESFSQPQRKAMVQHLIQSFQRSSGSAVAKTFRVNYKRHVLTMDDLGTLYGQNWLNDQVMNMYGDLVMDSVPEKVHFFNSFFYDKLRTKGYEGVKRWTKNVDIFQKDLLLIPIHLEVHWSLISVDIPRRAITYFDSQRTLNRRCPKHIFKYLQAEAIKKDQQEFLMGWKGFFKMNVGRQNNDSDCGAFVLQYCKCLALGQRFCFGQQDMPRLRRQMYKELCHCKLVL